One window from the genome of Musa acuminata AAA Group cultivar baxijiao chromosome BXJ1-4, Cavendish_Baxijiao_AAA, whole genome shotgun sequence encodes:
- the LOC135672073 gene encoding mitogen-activated protein kinase kinase kinase 18-like — MAIRQWCRLRTIGHGSTATVSLAMTYPSGHLFSVKSSELSLSALVRREQAILSSLHHPNIVSCLGFNVAAEAPHGRLFYHLFLEYAPGGSLSDCMKKHGGLLEEAVIRSYTHDILHGLAHLHAMSVAHCDVKSQNVLIWPEGRAKIADLGCARSAAGDDDARWPIMGTPMFMAPEVARGEEQGAPADIWSLGCTVIEMATGRPPWPDAVDPVAALHRVGFSSEVPNRPGWLSEAGKDFLDKCLRRDPRERWTAEQLLEHPFVAKTSPADCCFLESSSNQVVVSPKSTLEQGLWDPVAEEEEGEEVARRSDSLAERMLQLAGDGFPAIDWRWDDNWITVRSSEEDSAYATVHDDDELNTNSIIDHITSEAKHGVPECYFCLYPIILEEIRFLKEDRSSLQHDLFDAREKLAAVESEHVAKIKDLNSSAKHPEEAVTALEKKAKDAAKEHKRSVEEQFSAVGTAIARFVQLTIELKSDADRSARFPTLGTIGFAGVAAAMTLLRNLVRRREIWSEGVHEVALGLVYDILDPPSSRVLWKLLVKLDSKQGSTVAFDGGCIISQQMESSFANIILNASMVPVVS; from the exons ATGGCTATTAGACAGTGGTGTCGCCTCCGGACCATCGGCCACGGCTCCACCGCCACCGTCTCCCTCGCCATGACCTACCCCTCCGGACACCTTTTCTCCGTCAAGTCCTCCGAGCTGTCTCTCTCCGCTCTCGTGAGGAGAGAGCAGGCCATTCTCTCTTCTTTGCACCACCCCAACATCGTCTCCTGCCTCGGCTTCAACGTCGCCGCCGAAGCTCCTCACGGCCGTCTCTTCTACCACCTCTTTTTGGAGTACGCTCCCGGGGGTTCGCTCTCGGATTGTATGAAGAAGCACGGCGGCCTCCTGGAAGAGGCCGTGATCCGGTCCTACACGCACGACATCCTTCATGGCCTCGCTCACCTCCACGCCATGTCCGTGGCGCATTGCGACGTCAAGAGCCAGAACGTCCTGATATGGCCGGAGGGGCGCGCCAAGATCGCGGATCTCGGTTGCGCGCGGTCGGCCGCGGGCGACGACGATGCCCGGTGGCCGATCATGGGCACGCCAATGTTCATGGCGCCGGAGGTGGCGCGCGGGGAGGAGCAGGGCGCCCCGGCCGATATATGGTCGCTCGGGTGCACGGTCATCGAAATGGCCACTGGTCGACCGCCTTGGCCTGACGCCGTCGACCCGGTCGCAGCCCTGCACCGCGTTGGATTCTCCTCCGAAGTCCCGAACCGCCCCGGCTGGTTGTCGGAAGCCGGCAAGGACTTCTTGGACAAGTGCTTGAGGAGAGACCCGAGAGAGCGGTGGACGGCGGAGCAGTTGCTGGAGCACCCCTTCGTGGCGAAGACGAGTCCAGCGGACTGTTGCTTCCTGGAGAGCAGTTCGAATCAGGTGGTGGTCTCCCCAAAGAGCACACTGGAGCAGGGTTTATGGGACCCTgtagcagaggaggaagaaggagaagaggtggCACGTCGATCCGACAGCCTGGCGGAGAGGATGCTGCAATTGGCAGGTGACGGCTTTCCGGCCATCGATTGGAGGTGGGACGACAACTGGATCACAGTTAGGAGCAGCGAAGAGGATTCTGCATATGCTACAGTACATGATGACGATGAACTCAACACCAACAGCATCATCGATCACATTACTTCAGAGGCAAAGCATGGTGTTCCAGAAT gttatttctGTTTATATCCCATCATCCTCGAGGAGATCCGATTCCTGAAGGAAGATCGGTCCTCCCTGCAACACGACCTCTTCGACGCCCGCGAGAAGCTCGCCGCCGTCGAGTCGGAGCACGTGGCCAAGATCAAAGATCTGAACTCCTCCGCCAAGCATCCCGAGGAGGCGGTCACCGCCCTGGAGAAGAAGGCGAAGGATGCGGCGAAGGAGCACAAGAGGAGCGTGGAGGAGCAGTTCTCTGCCGTGGGGACTGCAATAGCGCGGTTCGTCCAGCTGACCATCGAATTGAAGTCCGACGCCGACAGATCGGCGCGCTTCCCCACCCTGGGAACGATCGGATTCGCGGGCGTGGCGGCGGCGATGACGCTCCTCCGCAATCTCGTCAGGCGGAGGGAAATCTGGAGCGAGGGCGTTCACGAAGTAGCTTTGGGTCTCGTGTATGATATTCTTGATCCTCCAAGTTCTCGAGTTCTCTGGAAGCTTCTTGTGAAGCTTGATTCCAAGCAAGGTTCTACAGTCGCTTTCGATGGTGGGTGCATAATATCCCAACAGATGGAATCTTCATTCGCAAACATTATACTGAATGCTTCGATGGTTCCTGTGGTATCTTGA
- the LOC135672072 gene encoding pentatricopeptide repeat-containing protein At4g21065-like, with protein sequence MADVYSLGHAMQLHALIIKTRNSHHHYSSPGHSFATNAVVRAYARSERPRDALLFFLHLQQHAPLPDHFTVTFLLASCARRCAASEGRQLHALAHKCGFKADRHVQNSLIHMYCSCGQVDQAAKVFDGMANRDVVSWTSMIGGAAEVNRPLYALRLFDSMLSDGVTPNDVTVVSVLGACAEVGSLSVGRRVHQMTVQARLDSKPKVATSLIDMYAKCGCIVCAERLFEQMGNKDVYAWTAMISGLASHGRCDDALSLFHQMVDVGVQPNERTVTAALCACRSAGWVTEGYRIYNYMHRYGLRPKIQHYGCMVDLLARAGNLDEAEGFLRRMPIEPDSVLWRTLIWASRLHGEHDRAERLMTEWQQLEVNTTDSGSYVLIGNIYASMGDWGKKARIRESMASKNINKLPGYSRIEVDGVLHEFEAGDSGHPEAHKIYEKINEMMEKIKLEGYHPKASEVLLDMEDNKKVLQLHHHSERLAVAFGLLSTNPGEKILVVKNLRSCEDCHTVMKLVSKVYDREITVRDRIRFHHFVNGSCSCRDFW encoded by the coding sequence ATGGCAGACGTCTACTCTCTCGGCCATGCAATGCAGCTCCATGCTCTAATCATCAAAACCAGGAACAGTCACCACCATTACTCTTCCCCTGGACACTCCTTCGCCACCAACGCCGTCGTCCGAGCTTACGCCCGGTCCGAGCGGCCCCGAGatgccctcctcttcttcctccacctccaACAACACGCCCCCCTCCCCGACCACTTCACTGTCACGTTCCTCCTCGCCTCCTGCGCCCGTCGCTGCGCCGCCTCCGAGGGCCGGCAGCTCCACGCCCTGGCCCACAAGTGCGGCTTTAAAGCCGATCGCCACGTGCAGAATTCCCTCATCCACATGTATTGTAGCTGCGGCCAGGTCGACCAGGCAGCCAAGGTATTCGACGGAATGGCTAACAGGGACGTCGTCTCTTGGACCTCCATGATCGGGGGAGCCGCCGAGGTGAACCGACCTCTCTATGCACTTCGTTTGTTCGACTCCATGCTGAGCGATGGAGTCACCCCAAATGATGTGACAGTCGTGTCTGTACTCGGAGCTTGTGCAGAGGTGGGATCTCTGAGCGTTGGCCGCCGAGTGCATCAGATGACTGTACAAGCAAGGCTTGACTCTAAACCTAAGGTTGCAACGTCTCTGATAGACATGTATGCAAAATGTGGCTGCATTGTCTGTGCAGAGAGGCTATTTGAACAGATGGGCAATAAGGATGTTTACGCATGGACAGCCATGATTTCTGGACTTGCAAGCCATGGGAGGTGCGACGATGCTCTCAGCCTGTTCCATCAGATGGTAGACGTGGGAGTGCAGCCTAACGAGAGGACTGTCACTGCAGCACTATGCGCTTGCAGGAGTGCAGGGTGGGTCACAGAGGGCTATCGTATCTATAATTACATGCATCGGTATGGGCTGAGGCCAAAGATTCAGCATTACGGATGCATGGTTGATCTACTTGCCCGAGCTGGGAATTTAGATGAAGCTGAAGGATTTCTTCGAAGGATGCCAATAGAGCCTGACAGTGTTTTGTGGAGGACACTGATTTGGGCATCAAGGTTACATGGAGAACATGACCGAGCAGAGCGTCTGATGACAGAGTGGCAGCAGCTTGAGGTGAACACAACTGATAGTGGAAGCTACGTGCTGATTGGTAACATATATGCTTCTATGGGGGATTGGGGAAAGAAGGCAAGAATTAGGGAGTCAATGGCTTCTAAAAATATCAACAAACTCCCTGGTTATAGTAGGATAGAAGTTGATGGAGTGTTACATGAGTTTGAGGCAGGGGATAGCGGGCATCCGGAAGCACATAAGATATATGAGAAAATCAATGAAATGATGGAGAAAATAAAATTGGAAGGTTATCATCCCAAAGCATCTGAGGTGTTGCTTGATATGGAAGATAATAAGAAAGTTTTGCAACTGCATCACCATAGTGAGAGACTTGCAGTGGCATTTGGGTTGCTCAGCACTAACCCAGGGGAGAAAATCCTGGTTGTGAAGAACTTGAGGTCTTGTGAGGATTGCCACACTGTAATGAAGCTTGTTTCTAAGGTCTATGATCGGGAGATAACCGTTAGGGATAGAATCAGGTTCCATCACTTCGTCAATGGTTCCTGTTCTTGCAGGGATTTCTGGTAA
- the LOC103981700 gene encoding mitogen-activated protein kinase kinase kinase 20-like → MEWTRGAVVGRGSFGTVSLAFVRGEDEHRQLPPLMAVKSAPLPRAAFLREEKAVLSDLQDCPHVVRCFGEEVAPDAATGTPTYNLFLEFVAGGTLHDLLRRSGGSLRESAVRRYARSILRGLHCVHSRGYAHCDVKLQNILVDRRGGDVKIADFGLAQRIGDKIHGGAGAGGGIRGTPLYMSPESAARGECGAPADIWSVGCAVAEMVSGRPAWGRPGGGDAWELLYRIGFGDQLPEIPSELSEEGKDFLRRCFVKDPAERWTAEMLLQHPFVAPDDDLVDDSAEAAAVDGKHCSVADASPRSVFGLSQWSSSSRSPPSCSTDWGLMESVAAEGPASRVLPPAAGRVRDLANTQLPDWSSCSSSDGWIDVRDRDVNSVTEEGRHDDAQETKPDSMPTLEEKVSRHGRGPARADVLLESTVQLALPSSIQQHEDRMECVRLIGGGVNMCSSFCSLTAKDCKVVPNLNEYKYRDI, encoded by the coding sequence atggagTGGACCAGAGGAGCCGTGGTCGGCCGCGGCAGCTTCGGCACTGTCAGCCTGGCCTTCGTCCGAGGCGAGGACGAACATCGGCAACTCCCACCGCTGATGGCCGTGAAGTCCGCGCCCCTCCCGCGCGCCGCCTTCCTCCGGGAAGAGAAGGCCGTCCTGTCGGACCTCCAAGACTGCCCGCACGTCGTCCGCTGCTTCGGCGAAGAGGTCGCCCCGGACGCCGCCACCGGGACGCCGACCTACAACCTGTTCTTGGAGTTCGTCGCCGGGGGCACCCTTCACGACCTGCTCCGCCGCTCCGGCGGCTCGCTCCGGGAGTCTGCCGTGCGGCGATACGCGCGCTCGATCCTCCGGGGACTGCACTGCGTGCACTCCCGCGGTTACGCGCACTGCGACGTCAAACTGCAGAACATACTGGTCGACCGCCGCGGTGGAGACGTCAAAATCGCGGATTTCGGCCTCGCACAGAGGATCGGAGACAAGATTCACGGCGGCGCCGGCGCCGGCGGCGGAATCCGAGGCACGCCTCTGTACATGTCGCCCGAATCGGCGGCGCGGGGCGAGTGCGGGGCCCCGGCGGACATCTGGTCGGTGGGATGCGCGGTGGCGGAGATGGTGTCCGGTAGGCCGGCGTGGGGGCGTCCAGGTGGCGGAGACGCGTGGGAATTGCTCTACAGGATCGGGTTCGGCGATCAACTGCCGGAGATCCCGAGCGAGCTGTCGGAGGAGGGGAAGGATTTCCTGCGCCGCTGCTTCGTCAAGGACCCGGCGGAGCGGTGGACCGCGGAGATGCTGCTGCAGCATCCATTCGTGGCCCCAGATGATGATCTTGTCGATGACTCGGCGGAAGCCGCCGCCGTGGACGGCAAACATTGCAGTGTGGCAGACGCCTCGCCTCGGAGTGTCTTTGGGTTATCTCAATGGTCCTCGTCTTCCAGATCCCCCCCATCCTGTTCTACGGACTGGGGCCTGATGGAATCGGTAGCAGCAGAAGGTCCAGCTTCTCGTGTTCTTCCTCCTGCTGCTGGTCGAGTCCGGGATCTCGCAAACACGCAGCTGCCCGATTGGAGTTCTTGTTCTTCATCCGATGGTTGGATCGATGTGAGGGATCGTGATGTCAATTCTGTGACAGAGGAGGGAAGACACGATGACGCCCAGGAAACCAAGCCTGATTCCATGCCGACGCTGGAGGAGAAGGTAAGCAGACATGGACGCGGACCTGCAAGAGCTGATGTGCTGTTAGAATCCACAGTTCAGCTCGCTTTGCCATCTTCGATCCAACAGCATGAAGATAGAATGGAGTGTGTACGTCTAATTGGTGGTGGGGTAAATATGTGTTCCTCCTTTTGTTCACTGACAGCAAAAGATTGTAAGGTTGTACCAAATTTAAATGAATACAAATATAGAGATATTTGA
- the LOC135672418 gene encoding membrane protein PM19L-like has protein sequence MLPWPDKQGTKPGWQAPPPVYISSSSSSSSSGSSSRGGVIDPSITLIIFHLAMAAEGMKPVASLLLFLNFCMYVIVASIGGWALNFAIDHGFTIGQGLALPAHFSPVYFPMGNQATGFFVIFALIAGVVGAAAAIAGIQHARRWNSDTLPSAASSAVIAWGLTLLAMGLACKEINLEGRNTRLRTMEAFLIILSATQLVYILAIHGGISGRR, from the exons ATGCTTCCATGGCCTGACAAGCAAGGAACAAAACCTGGCTGGCAGGCGCCACCTCCAGTTTAtataagcagcagcagcagcagcagcagcagcggtagcaGCAGCAGAGGCGGCGTCATCGATCCATCCATCACCCTCATCATCTTCCACCTTGCAATGGCGGCCGAGGGGATGAAGCCTGTCGCTTCGCTTCTGCTGTTCCTCAACTTCTGCATGTACGTCATCGTGGCATCAATCGGCGGATGGGCGCTCAACTTCGCCATCGATCACGGGTTCACGATAG GTCAAGGCCTTGCACTACCAGCTCACTTCTCCCCGGTCTACTTCCCGATGGGCAACCAGGCCACGGGCTTCTTCGTGATCTTTGCGCTGATAGCTGGTGTCGTGGGCGCCGCGGCGGCCATCGCCGGAATCCAGCATGCCCGCAGATGGAACTCTGATACCTTGCCGTCTGCTGCGTCCTCAGCCGTGATAGCTTGGGGCCTAACTCTTCTTGCCATGGG TCTGGCTTGCAAAGAGATCAATTTGGAGGGAAGAAACACTCGCCTG AGGACAATGGAGGCCTTCTTGATCATTCTGTCAGCCACACAGCTGGTGTACATTCTTGCGATCCATGGAGGGATATCTGGCAGAAGGTGA
- the LOC135648404 gene encoding protein kinase and PP2C-like domain-containing protein: MLVLARVKREREREREMVVVEMAEANTNTCFRGCCSSSSIPLHLPASSFSLLSPIAKGAESTVYEARLHDGTRVAAKKPVLSTADDIDRFHRQLQLLCKLDHPGLAKLVAANARPPNYLLFFEHYESRSVAEKLHVEEWSPSVDQVIAIAYDLAKALQYLHSLGIVHRDVKPANILLDRNLYPHLADFGLATYKKDLKHVSVENWRSTGKPTGGFHKRNMVGTLIYMAPEILRKDIHTEKSDVYSFAVSINELLAGVVPYTDLRAEAQAHTVLEMSYTEQQLTAAVVSSGLRPALANPESGAPPSLLSLIERSWDQNPLNRPSFDDIVKELYSLMKHRDISSLPLFTPNDQCQDSNDDLKYIQEDLNWLSRGEEVAKKALAEKSNITSWSSSVHDSLQYKPVLSWGSFATCGRREKMEDAHFMLPHLCNEKDVHAFGIFDGHRGAAAAEFSSRALPGFLRNSDYICSPADSLIEAFLKTDLAFRDELVLHCNSRRITQKDWHPGCTAVTALIVGNKIFVANAGDCRAIISRSGRPFPMSKDHVASCPEERMRVMGEGVEVKWQVDTWRVGPAALQVTRSIGDDDLKPAVTANPEIIVTCISADDDFLVLASDGLWDVISNEEVVSIIKDTVKEPSMCSKRLATEAAARGSKDNITVIVVFLRPVSTAERIY; this comes from the exons ATGCTGGTACTCGCACgagtcaagagagagagagagagagagagagagatggtggtggtggagatggcgGAGGCGAACACGAACACCTGCTTCCGTGGCTGCTGCAGCAGCTCCTCCATCCCCCTCCACCTCCCAGCCTCCTCGTTCTCCCTCCTCTCCCCCATCGCCAAAG GTGCCGAGAGCACCGTCTACGAGGCGAGGCTCCACGATGGAACCAGGGTCGCCGCCAAGAAACCCGTCCTCTCCACCGCCGACGACATCGACCGTTTCCACCGCCAACTCCAGCTCCTCTG TAAGCTGGATCACCCGGGGCTAGCGAAGTTGGTGGCGGCGAACGCCAGGCCGCCCAACTACCTGCTCTTCTTCGAGCACTACGAATCGAGGAGCGTGGCCGAGAAGTTGCATGTCGAGGAGTGGAGCCCTAGCGTTGATCAAGTGATCGCCATCGCTTATGACCTAG CAAAAGCTCTTCAATACCTACACAGCCTTGGAATTGTACATAGAGATGTTAAACCTGCAAATATTCTT CTTGACAGGAACCTTTATCCACACCTAGCTGATTTTGGTTTGGCCACATATAAAAAGGATCTTAAACATGTATCAGTTGAGAATTGGAGATCAACTGGCAAGCCTACCGGTGGATTTCACAAAAGGAACATGGTGGGAACTCTCATCTATATGGCGCCAGAAATTCTAAGGAAGGATATTCACACAGAGAAATCAGATGTATACAGTTTTGCAGTATCTATCAA TGAGCTTCTTGCTGGAGTTGTTCCTTACACAGATCTACGAGCAGAAGCCCAG GCCCACACAGTGCTTGAAATGAGCTACACCGAACAACAACTTACAGCAGCAGTTGTTTCCAGTGGTTTGCGGCCTGCTCTCGCTAACCCTGAATCTGGTGCTCCGCCAAGTCTATTATCTCTTATTGAAAGGTCTTGGGATCAAAATCCTTTGAATAGGCCTTCTTTTGATGATATAGTCAAGGAATTGTACTCACTCATGaagcatagagacatatctagttTACCATTATTTACTCCCAATGATCAATGTCAAGACAGCAACGATGACCTCAAATATATTCAAGAAGATTTGAATTGGTTATCTCGTGGAGAAGAAGTAGCCAAGAAAGCACTTGCTGAAAAATCAAATATTACATCCTGGTCTAGTTCTGTTCATGATTCTCTACAGTACAAGCCAGTTTTGTCTTGGGGATCATTTGCAACATGTGGAAGAAGGGAGAAAATGGAAGATGCACATTTCATGCTTCCACACCTGTGCAATGAGAAGGATGTTCATGCTTTTGGAATCTTTGATGGTCATCGAG GTGCAGCAGCTGCTGAATTTTCTTCTAGAGCACTGCCAGGATTCCTACGGAATTCTGATTATATATGCAG TCCTGCAGATTCACTTATTGAAGCTTTTCTAAAGACGGACTTAGCATTCAGGGATGAGCTAGTGTTGCACTGTAACTCGAGAAGAATTACTCAGAAAGATTGGCATCCTGGTTGCACGGCAGTTACAGCACTAATAGTGGGGAACAAAATTTTTGTTGCAAATGCTGGTGATTGTCGGGCAATTATAAGTCGTTCAGGCAGGCCATTTCCAATGAGTAAG GATCATGTTGCAAGCTGTCCTGAGGAAAGAATGCGTGTCATGGGAGAAGGTGTCGAAGTGAAATGGCAAGTAGATACATGGAGGGTTGGACCAGCTGCACTTCAG GTTACACGATCAATTGGTGATGATGATCTAAAGCCTGCAGTAACAGCGAATCCTGAGATAATTGTTACTTGTATTTCGGCAGATGATGACTTCCTG GTGCTGGCTAGTGATGGACTCTGGGACGTAATAAGCAACGAGGAGGTGGTGTCCATCATTAAAGACACTGTCAAGGAGCCGTCAATGTGTTCGAAGAGGCTGGCCACCGAAGCTGCTGCACGTGGCAGCAAAGACAACATCACGGTCATTGTTGTTTTCCTTCGTCCAGTCTCAACTGCCGAGAGAATTTATTAG